A window of Campylobacter ureolyticus contains these coding sequences:
- a CDS encoding CapA family protein: MKIFLSLILFINFTFAGVIKIIVTGDIMTHKPQLDYARFHDKNSSGFDFSPQFSNIKDFLKSGDLVIGNFESSSNPNLIYKGYPLFNTPAEIFKALKDAGFHALSTANNHALDGGIDGILTTNKAIENAGLFSFGTGKGNKFKLLEVKGVKIGLLSYSYGYNGLENSLNYEEKNLLNFLDEEKIKSDIDKLLSYGADFIVVFPHWGIEYQSYSNKNQQNLAKKIISFGANAIIGNHPHISQDIAWYNQNGFIAYSCGNFISNQRVETINNIESEQSVAYEILISKDENSTKIVDIFYNPLWINPVFENGKKTIKVFLAKDIINENYDKNSTKFLIDNPKTRAKKAYENIKRKIFGI; the protein is encoded by the coding sequence TTGAAAATTTTTTTAAGTTTAATTTTATTTATAAATTTTACTTTTGCAGGTGTTATTAAAATCATCGTTACTGGTGATATTATGACACATAAGCCACAGCTTGATTATGCTAGATTTCATGATAAAAATAGTAGTGGATTTGATTTTTCGCCGCAATTTAGCAATATTAAAGATTTTTTAAAAAGTGGCGATTTGGTTATTGGAAATTTTGAAAGTTCATCAAATCCAAATTTAATTTATAAAGGATATCCACTTTTTAATACTCCAGCTGAAATTTTTAAAGCATTAAAAGATGCTGGTTTTCATGCTCTATCAACAGCCAATAATCACGCTCTTGATGGTGGAATAGATGGTATTTTAACAACAAATAAGGCTATAGAAAATGCCGGACTTTTTAGTTTTGGCACAGGAAAAGGAAATAAATTTAAACTTTTAGAAGTAAAAGGTGTTAAAATAGGACTTTTAAGTTATTCATATGGCTATAATGGGCTTGAAAATTCACTAAATTATGAAGAAAAAAATTTATTAAATTTCTTAGATGAAGAAAAAATTAAAAGTGATATTGATAAACTTTTGAGCTATGGGGCTGATTTTATTGTTGTTTTTCCACATTGGGGTATAGAGTATCAAAGTTATTCAAACAAAAATCAGCAAAATTTAGCTAAAAAAATTATTAGTTTTGGCGCAAATGCTATCATTGGAAATCATCCTCATATTTCACAAGATATTGCATGGTATAATCAAAATGGCTTTATAGCGTATTCTTGTGGAAATTTTATATCAAATCAAAGAGTTGAAACAATTAACAATATAGAAAGTGAGCAAAGCGTTGCTTATGAAATTTTAATATCAAAAGATGAGAATTCTACTAAAATAGTTGATATTTTTTATAATCCTTTATGGATAAATCCAGTTTTTGAAAATGGCAAAAAAACTATAAAAGTTTTTCTAGCAAAGGATATAATAAATGAAAATTATGATAAAAATTCTACCAAGTTTTTAATAGATAATCCAAAAACTAGGGCAAAAAAAGCTTATGAAAATATAAAAAGAAAAATTTTTGGAATATAA